A genomic stretch from Carassius auratus strain Wakin unplaced genomic scaffold, ASM336829v1 scaf_tig00216331, whole genome shotgun sequence includes:
- the LOC113097560 gene encoding C-Jun-amino-terminal kinase-interacting protein 1-like — translation MVLSLAMDSREDGDSWMEEQWEKWLTHDISLNEYEDDDLSEMTEITDENGITLSHLDLDPSDHMTQPTNGTPRSGRRRGVLELQTEMLHLDLIDAEGGILEEEEEEENERRPVDPVDDNHKEVQGAGPPVTQPQLKDFIPAVAMDTYRPKRPTTLNLFPQVPRTQDTINNNSFGEKERRKDKKSHSSSPHIKGDPAVKPEQVSLTDADKVQAKAGTKPRGPASSTNKASAFHTKKQDKLSEPLKKSNVVAPLTQTVMKGKSTEVTLIEGVLDIPTICKEKARYHTVNGYREQVHYLVENEGMCDQLVDKNKDYLISEGNATEEIHLTPVNSEQERPFLSQSSDSNRMSISSDTELPPLHYYPSAGCPNPSISEEDEVYAPTPPCRTVSLSNAEDSCQWAESRKPKLVKENTGNLKTVAVSTDASGLTYDSVKYTLVVDEHAKLELVSIKDCYKGYESDSDNTVYESAIDEDEEDQEVDEEEEESGARSMRRDTSCLSADSTTDTTSDMPRSRKFMNVFVNGRSRLSAAEFGFFSCVINGEEREQSHRAVFRFIPRHEDELELEADDPLLVDMQAEDLWCEAYNMRTGSRGIFPAFYAVKVTKDELVKEVKSDWMDKFWVKFLGSVQVPYHKGNDVLCAAMQKIASNRRTTMQFSPPSPCILEINTRGVKIIVQDDCRTSGRGEKCFHFFQLKNISFCGCHPKNKKYFGVITKHPAYERFACHVFFSDDTTSKLAESVGKAFQQYYKEHMEYSCPTEDIFLE, via the exons ATGGTGCTCAGCCTGGCCATGGACTCCAGAGAGGATGGGGACAGCTGGATGGAGGAACAGTGGGAGAAATG GTTAACCCATGACATCAGTCTGAATGAATACGAGGATGACGACCTTTCAGAAATGACAGAAATCACGGATGAGAATGGAATCACTCTCAGCCATCTCGACCTCGACCCTAGT GATCACATGACTCAGCCGACCAATGGCACGCCGAGGAGCGGCCGGAGGAGGGGGGTGCTGGAGCTGCAGACCGAGATGCTCCACTTGGACCTGATTGATGCAGAGGGAGGAATCttggaagaagaggaggaagaggagaacgAGAGGCGGCCGGTTGATCCCGTCGATGACAACCACAAGGAAGTGCAGGGTGCAGGGCCGCCTGTCACTCAGCCTCAGCTAAAGGATTTCATCCCTGCCGTCGCCATGGATACATATCGGCCCAAGAGACCCACCACCCTGAATCTTTTCCCCCAAGTGCCAAGGACTCAG GACACAATAAATAACAATTCCTTTGGGGAGAAAGAGCGGAGGAAAGATAAGAAAAGCCATTCTTCATCGCCACACATTAAGG gagATCCCGCGGTCAAACCTGAGCAGGTTAGCCTGACCGATGCGGACAAAGTTCAGGCCAAGGCTGGCACAAAACCACGGGGACCTGCCTCCTCCACGAACAAAGCCTCAGCCTTTCACACCAAGAAGCAGGATAAGCTGTCTGAACCTTTGAAAAAGTCCAATGTGGTAGCACCCCTTACGCAGACAGTCATGAAGGGAAAATCCACGGAAGTGACACTGATAGAGGGTGTCCTTGACATCCCAACCATTTGCAAGGAAAAAGCCCGGTATCACACCGTCAATGGCTATCGGGAACAAGTGCATTATCTTGTGGAGAATGAAGGTATGTGTGACCAATTGGTCGACAAAAACAAGGACTATCTCATTTCAGAAGGAAATGCAACAGAGGAGATCCACCTCACACCAGTCAACAGTGAACAAGAGCGGCCATTTCTGTCCCAGAGCAGTGACAGCAACCGCATGTCCATTAGTTCGGACACAGAGCTTCCTCCCCTTCACTACTACCCATCAGCGGGTTGTCCGAACCCCTCTATTAGTGAGGAGGATGAGGTGTACGCACCCACACCCCCATGCCGGACTGTCAGCCTCAGCAATGCAGAGGACTCTTGTCAGTGGGCTGAATCCCGTAAGCCTAAATTGGTGAAGGAGAACACAGGGAACTTAAAGACAGTGGCGGTCAGCACAGATGCTTCGGGACTGACTTATGACTCTGTTAAGTACACCCTGGTGGTGGATGAGCATGCTAAGCTCGAGCTAGTGAGTATCAAGGACTGCTACAAAGGTTACGAAAGTGACAGTGACAATACCGTCTATGAGTCTGCCAtcgatgaggatgaggaggatcaGGAAGTggacgaagaggaggaagagtcgGGAGCGAGAAGCATGAGGAGAGACACTTCCTGTTTGTCTGCGGATTCCACCACAGACACCACCTCAGACATGCCCCGTTCCCGCAAGTTCATGAATGTCTTTGTGAATGGACGGTCACGTTTATCTG CTGCTGAGTTTGGATTCTTCTCCTGTGTTATTAACGGAGAGGAAAGAGAACAGAGCCACAGAGCAGTTTTCAG GTTTATTCCTCGCCATGAAGATGAGTTGGAGTTAGAGGCAGATGACCCCTTACTAGTTGATATGCAGGCCGAGGATCTATGGTGCGAGGCCTACAACATGCGCACTGGATCCAGAGGCATCTTCCCTGCATTTTATGCTGTCAAAGTGACAAAAGATGAACTTGTTAAAG AGGTCAAAAGTGACTGGATGGACAAATTCTGGGTAAAATTCCTTGGTTCTGTTCAAGTTCCGTATCACAAAGGGAATGATGTGCTTTGTGCCGCCATGCAAAAG ATAGCATCAAACAGACGAACAACAATGCAGTTCAGCCCCCCTTCGCCTTGCATTCTGGAAATCAACACACGAGGAGTGAAAATCATCGTTCAGGATGACTGTCGGACTTCTGGAAGG GGTGAGAAGTGCTTTCACTTTTTTCAGCTGAAAAACATCTCCTTCTGTGGGTGCCATCCGAAGAACAAGAA GTATTTTGGAGTAATAACGAAACATCCAGCATATGAGAGATTCGCCTGTCATGTGTTCTTTTCAGATGATACAACCTCAAAACTGGCTGAATCTGTTGG GAAAGCGTTTCAGCAGTACTACAAAGAACATATGGAATATTCCTGTCCAACAGAAGACATCTTCCTCGAATGA
- the LOC113097561 gene encoding cryptochrome-2-like, whose protein sequence is MVVNSVHWFRKGLRLHDNPALQEALNGADTVRCVYILDPWFAGSANVGINRWRFLLESLEDLDTSLRKLNSRLFVVRGQPADVFPRLFKEWNVTRLTFEYDSEPYGKERDAAIIKMAQEYGVETLVRNTHTLYSPDRIIEMNNHSPPLTFKRFQAIVNRLELPRKPLPTITQEQMARCRTRILENHDERYGVPSLEELGFNTRGDSSHVWKGGETEALDRLNKHLDRKAWVANFERPRITGHSLFASPTGLSPYLRFGCLSCRVFYYNLRDLYMKLRRHSSPPLSLFGQLLWREFFYTAATNNPNFDRMEGNPICVQIPWDHNPEALAKWAEGRTGFPWIDAIMTQLRQEGWIHHLARHAVACFLTRGDLWISWESGMKVFEELLLDADWSVNAGSWMWLSCSAFFQQFFHCYCPVGFGRRTDPSGDYIRRYIPQLKDYPNRYIYEPWNAPESVQKEANCIVGVDYPKPMINHAESSRLNIERMKQVYQQLSHYRGLSLLASVPTIQEEAEPPMSDDSHASSSSAGQASSPVSSPHRPTSAPSTPPNSEPSSPTAAAPGTHTQRKRGRPSGLPCKQKSKVKHTSQAKGVKQNTDDKQ, encoded by the exons ATGGTGGTGAATTCCGTGCATTGGTTTCGTAAAGGGCTGCGGCTTCATGATAATCCGGCTTTGCAGGAAGCACTAAATGGCGCGGATACTGTACGGTGTGTTTATATTTTGGACCCGTGGTTTGCAGGCTCGGCCAACGTGGGAATCAACAGATGGAG ATTTTTACTGGAGTCTTTAGAAGATTTGGACACAAGTTTGAGGAAACTGAATTCCCGGCTTTTTGTGGTGCGAGGACAGCCAGCGGATGTCTTCCCTAGACTCTTCAAG GAGTGGAATGTCACACGTCTCACCTTTGAATATGATTCTGAGCCTTATGGCAAAGAAAGAGATGCAGCTATCATTAAAATGGCACAGGAATATGGTGTGGAAACCCTGGTACGAAACACTCACACGCTCTACAGTCCAGACAG GATCATAGAAATGAACAATCACAGCCCCCCTCTTACTTTCAAGAGATTTCAAGCCATTGTGAATCGACTCGAACTTCCCAGGAAACCATTGCCGACCATCACTCAAGAGCAGATGGCCAGGTGTCGGACGCGGATCTTGGAAAATCACGATGAACGTTATGGCGTACCCTCTCTCGAGGAGCTGGGTTTTAATACTCGGGGGGACAGCTCACATGTATGGAAGGGTGGTGAGACAGAAGCCCTGGACAGATTAAATAAACACTTAGACAGAAAG GCCTGGGTAGCAAATTTCGAGAGGCCTAGAATAACCGGTCATTCACTGTTTGCGAGCCCCACTGGACTTAGTCCTTACCTACGATTCGGCTGTCTGTCATGTCGCGTGTTCTACTACAATCTGCGGGATCTTTATATGAAG CTACGGAGACACTCCAGTCCACCCCTCTCGCTCTTCGGACAGCTGCTGTGGCGAGAGTTTTTCTACACGGCAGCCACCAACAACCCCAACTTTGACCGTATGGAGGGAAACCCCATCTGCGTGCAGATCCCCTGGGACCACAATCCCGAGGCATTGGCTAAATGGGCAGAAGGTCGGACAGGGTTCCCTTGGATCGATGCCATCATGACCCAGCTAAGACAGGAAGGCTGGATCCACCACCTGGCCAGACATGCCGTAGCCTGTTTCCTCACTCGTGGAGACTTGTGGATCAGCTGGGAAAGTGGAATGAAA GTTTTTGAGGAGTTGTTATTGGATGCGGACTGGAGCGTGAACGCAGGCAGCTGGATGTGGCTTTCCTGCAGTGCGTTCTTCCAGCAGTTCTTCCACTGTTACTGTCCCGTGGGCTTCGGCCGCAGGACGGATCCCAGCGGAGACTACATCAG GAGGTACATCCCGCAGTTAAAAGACTATCCTAACCGCTATATCTATGAGCCATGGAACGCTCCAGAATCAGTGCAGAAAGAGGCCAACTGCATTGTGGGTGTGGACTATCCTAAACCTATGATCAACCATGCCGAGAGCAGCCGGCTCAACATCGAGCGAATGAAGCAAGTTTACCAGCAGCTGTCACACTACAGAGGCCTTA GTTTGCTCGCCTCAGTTCCTACGATCCAGGAAGAGGCAGAGCCTCCCATGTCAGATGACTCTCATGCCAGCAGTAGCTCTGCAG GTCAAGCGTCCAGTCCTGTCTCATCACCGCACCGGCCCACATCTGCACCATCAACCCCGCCCAACTCGGAGCCCTCAAGCCCGACAGCGGCTGCCCCGGGGACCCACACCCAGAGGAAGAGGGGCCGGCCCTCTGGGCTCCCATGCAAACAGAAGTCAAAAGTCAAGCACACCAGCCAAGCCAAAGGAGTCAAGCAGAATACTGACGACAAGCAGTGA